A single genomic interval of Spinacia oleracea cultivar Varoflay chromosome 6, BTI_SOV_V1, whole genome shotgun sequence harbors:
- the LOC130459078 gene encoding 22.0 kDa heat shock protein-like — protein sequence MANKTKFSVPASPCYVDFNPACDLQKEEGLETLIIHLPDFKKTQLRVQVSKEGVLKVSGERPTSADGAKRSRFLKETKIPVGCDMNDIRAKFTDESLHVIMPKKVTPQQPASTETAPPQQEVTDQKPEAEAAMVSDDKKAKVTSTENGTMVGTSSSYAQPKGDRMFEYGSIRKWLQGREKVTLGFGIAVVTMVAIGAFVASKYASNSNNSCSLSLYMEESGFM from the exons ATGGCAAACAAAACCAAGTTTTCAGTTCCAGCATCACCTTGCTACGTCGATTTCAATCCTGCTTGTGATTTGCAGAAAGAGGAAGGTCTTGAGACTTTGATCATCCATCTCCCTG ACTTTAAGAAAACTCAACTGAGAGTGCAAGTTAGCAAAGAAGGAGTCCTCAAAGTAAGTGGCGAAAGACCAACAAGTGCAGATGGGGCAAAGAGGAGCCGGTTTCTCAAGGAAACAAAAATACCAGTGGGTTGTGACATGAATGACATACGAGCAAAGTTCACTGATGAAAGCCTTCATGTTATAATGCCAAAGAAAGTTACTCCTCAGCAGCCTGCATCAACAGAAACAGCTCCACCACAACAAGAGGTTACTGATCAGAAGCCGGAAGCTGAGGCAGCCATGGTTTCTGATGATAAAAAAGCAAAGGTTACAAGTACAGAAAATGGTACAATGGTCGGGACAAGTAGTAGTTATGCTCAGCCAAAGGGTGATCGTATGTTTGAGTATGGAAGCATCAGAAAATGGCTGCAAGGAAGAGAGAAGGTGACGTTGGGGTTCGGAATTGCAGTAGTGACAATGGTAGCAATTGGAGCTTTTGTGGCTTCAAAGTATGCGTCTAATTCTAATAACAGTTGTTCTCTTTCTCTGTATATGGAAGAGTCAGGGTTTATGTAA
- the LOC110785314 gene encoding protein GAMETE EXPRESSED 1-like — MGNHNLVMFLLIILSCSPTSQSWSWFSSSSSDAPSSENWSGDNNAMSKGLITEFSVDALDNPQAAELVENAKRKKEGTNQCWSRAYDDLFSSCSEIFAEEEKRKRLAWHLSDCFQKDTGRNTFPSCKGKSAMVDCLKKLSNDESKTYLEFYLQTNSICHQLQSKAFKFQLQGLVNNLKDSALYAEDKLKTIEKKSDNLLYNSNEIHKSVTSIDAQTQTVGETLKKMFGDLGAILSHSKELNETANGIAMSQEGLLEGQGILKEKLKENMLKIQESYENLGEEILGLQKKTVDVKQEVNKIGETMSSQMQNLQGKTDDITEMAKTSVDKQQELLRGQSIALEGLQSLTSFMSQTLQESRVSLEQLVDFANGQHEELLKQQKQLLLANDNLAKNSISILAAQEAFESKQASMFAAIDKLFTLHNAMLLESRLIKAFFVYSIFLLVLYLLTSTKQTYSVRCRLYMGLCIAFAIECAILRFTSNENEQLIYLRTVMKPLFGIYAIIQLLYTIFTYRDYETLNYTMLVSLLDKVNGMKKKGNSCTWDEDDDDVDSEVDWLSWVEDELPEDMSVMEDPDYMLPVAAKEMGENFVISTERRYNLRYRP; from the exons ATGGGAAATCATAATCTTGTTATGTTTCTGTTGATTATTCTTTCTTGTTCACCAACAAGCCAGTCATGGAGTTGGTTTTCATCTTCCTCATCAGATGCCCCTTCAAGCGAAAACTGGTCAGGGGATAATAATGCTATGTCTAAAGGTTTGATTACTGAGTTTTCTGTAGATGCTCTTGATAATCCACAAGCTGCTGAACTAGTTGAAAACGCTAAAAGAAAGAAGGAAGGAACAAATCAATGTTGGTCTAGGGCATACGATGATTTATTTTCCAGTTGTTCTGAAATATTTGCTGaagaagaaaagagaaaaagacTAGCTTGGCATCTGAGTGATTGTTTTCAAAAGGATACTGGGAGGAATACCTTCCCTTCGTGTAAGGGTAAATCCGCCATGGTTGATTGTCTAAAGAAGTTGAGTAATGATGAGAGTAAGACTTACCTTGAATTTTACCTTCAGACAAATTCCATTTGCCATCAGTTACA GTCTAAAGCTTTTAAGTTTCAGTTACAAGGTTTGGTGAATAATCTGAAAGATTCAGCACTGTATGCAGAAGACAAATTGAAGACCATTGAAAAGAAATCGGATAATCTTCTGTATAACTCAAATGAAATACATAAATCTGTAACATCAATTGATGCACAAACTCAAACTGTTGGGGAGACTCTGAAGAAAATGTTTGGAGATTTGGGAGCGATATTAAGTCATTCGAAAGAGCTTAATGAAACAGCTAATGGAATAGCAATGTCTCAAGAAGGGTTGCTAGAAGGACAAGGGATATTGAAAGAGAAATTGAAGGAAAATATGTTGAAAATTCAGGAATCTTATGAGAATTTAGGTGAAGAAATACTGGGTTTACAGAAAAAGACTGTTGATGTGAAGCAAGAGGTGAACAAAATTGGAGAAACAATGTCATCACAGATGCAGAATCTTCAAGGGAAAACTGATGATATTACTGAAATGGCTAAAACTTCAGTAGATAAACAACAAGAGCTTCTTCGAGGTCAATCGATTGCTCTTGAGGGTCTTCAATCTCTTACTAGTTTTATGTCTCAAACCCTTCAAGAGAGCAG AGTTTCTTTGGAACAATTAGTGGACTTTGCAAATGGGCAACATGAAGAACTGTTGAAGCAGCAGAAACAGCTTCTACTAGCTAATGACAACTTGGCTAAAAACTCAATATCCATATTAGCAGCTCAG GAAGCGTTTGAGTCGAAACAAGCGAGCATGTTTGCTGCCATTGATAAGCTGTTTACCTTGCACAATGCTATGCTACTTGAATCGAGGCTTATTAAAGCTTTCTTCGTCTACTCAATCTTTCTCCTTGTTCTCTACCTGCTCACAAGTACAAAGCAAACTTATTCAGTGAGATGTAGGCTTTACATGG GTTTATGTATTGCGTTCGCAATAGAATGTGCAATACTACGTTTCACCTCCAACGAGAATGAGCAACTCATTTACCTTAGAACTGTTATGAAGCCACTTTTTGGGATCTATGCAATCATTCAACTTCTCTATACCATTTTCACATATAG GGACTATGAAACATTGAACTATACAATGTTGGTCTCACTCCTTGACAAGGTAAATGGGATGAAGAAGAAAGGAAATAGTTGTACATGGGATGAAGATGACGACGATGTGGATAGTGAAGTTGACTGGCTATCTTGGGTCGAGGATGAGTTGCCTGAAGATATGAGTGTTATGGAAGACCCAGATTATATGTTGCCGGTTGCAGCTAAGGAAATGGGAGAGAACTTTGTCATTAGCACAGAAAGAAGATATAATCTCCGATATCGTCCATAA